One part of the Gemmatimonadaceae bacterium genome encodes these proteins:
- a CDS encoding bifunctional nuclease family protein has product MVEVVVARLGLDSATNSYVVILREKHGARMLPIWIGKPEAESIVMQMNQVKRERPLTHDLCKALILALGGVLRRVTISRVAKSTYFAELHIQCESGIVQLDARPSDSIAIALRFEAPIFADASLLNALESDDEAAAGTDAFFVAPPNDEMTTEQLKAYLATLRPEDFGKFSP; this is encoded by the coding sequence ATGGTGGAAGTGGTCGTCGCTCGACTGGGACTGGACAGCGCGACGAATTCGTACGTCGTGATTCTGCGCGAGAAACACGGCGCGCGGATGTTGCCGATCTGGATTGGCAAGCCCGAGGCCGAGTCGATCGTGATGCAGATGAATCAGGTGAAGCGGGAACGGCCGCTGACGCACGATCTCTGCAAGGCGCTCATCCTGGCCCTGGGCGGCGTACTGCGTCGCGTGACCATCAGTCGCGTGGCGAAGAGCACCTACTTTGCCGAATTGCACATCCAATGCGAGAGCGGGATCGTGCAACTCGATGCGCGTCCCTCCGACAGCATCGCGATCGCGCTCCGCTTCGAGGCCCCGATCTTCGCGGACGCGTCGCTGCTCAATGCGCTCGAGTCGGACGACGAAGCCGCGGCCGGCACGGACGCGTTCTTTGTGGCGCCGCCGAATGACGAGATGACGACGGAGCAGCTCAAGGCGTATCTCGCAACGCTCAGACCGGAAGACTTCGGGAAGTTCTCACCGTGA
- a CDS encoding ABC transporter substrate-binding protein, translating into MRASDTTRSAIRQVLVTADTDDFGRAIPLDVSSAERVVSLNPTATEIIFAIGAESRLVGRSAWDEFPPAAKAVPAVGNGIRPNVEAVLGLKPTLVILYATADNRSAADAFTRAGVRTMAFRVDHIAQFMTLTRRLGAALGAVDRAATVVDSVTRTLARVREVTRGASVRTVVWPLWQQPVMVVGGGSYLDELLEIAGGRNVFHDLAPPSPVASLEEIARRNPDWIITSVKSRKIMRSQPQWRAVRAVRDNQWIIDDPDVTGRPSVVLGMAATELAHALHPELGTRLPPRHRAAPR; encoded by the coding sequence ATGCGTGCATCCGATACGACCCGGTCGGCGATCAGACAGGTGCTGGTGACGGCGGACACCGACGATTTTGGACGCGCGATTCCGCTGGATGTGTCCTCCGCCGAACGCGTCGTGTCGCTCAATCCCACCGCCACCGAAATCATCTTCGCCATCGGCGCCGAGTCACGGTTGGTCGGACGCAGTGCCTGGGATGAATTCCCACCGGCCGCGAAGGCCGTCCCCGCAGTCGGCAACGGCATTCGCCCCAATGTCGAAGCGGTATTGGGCCTGAAACCAACGCTGGTCATCCTCTACGCGACCGCCGACAATCGCTCGGCCGCGGACGCGTTCACTCGTGCCGGCGTTCGCACGATGGCGTTTCGAGTGGATCATATTGCCCAGTTCATGACGTTGACGCGACGACTCGGCGCGGCACTCGGCGCCGTTGATCGCGCGGCAACGGTGGTCGACTCGGTTACGCGGACGCTGGCCCGCGTCAGGGAAGTGACACGCGGCGCGTCGGTGCGCACCGTCGTGTGGCCGCTCTGGCAGCAACCGGTCATGGTGGTCGGTGGCGGCAGCTACCTCGATGAACTGCTCGAAATCGCTGGTGGCCGCAACGTGTTCCACGATCTTGCCCCACCGTCGCCAGTGGCGAGCCTGGAAGAAATTGCGCGCCGAAACCCCGATTGGATCATCACCTCCGTGAAGTCACGGAAAATCATGCGGAGCCAACCGCAATGGCGCGCCGTGCGTGCGGTACGCGACAACCAGTGGATTATCGACGACCCGGATGTGACCGGGCGACCGTCGGTGGTTCTGGGGATGGCCGCGACCGAACTGGCACACGCACTGCATCCGGAGTTGGGGACGCGGTTGCCGCCGCGACATCGCGCGGCGCCCCGGTGA
- a CDS encoding phosphoenolpyruvate--protein phosphotransferase — translation MQSVLRGIPASPGIVVGPVHLLRWEVPEVRQRLITDADITSEIARLHGAFESARERLRHLRTRAEAQAGPKEAAIFDVQLSILDDRSLTESVEALIRQNLGADKAFDLILLEWRQHFARHTAPMLRERVGDLTDVHIRVLTILMGLPDHDPVDVPRGSNAILVTHDLTPSLTMQLDRDCIAAIATDAGTATAHVAILARSLGLPAVVGLRNALKYLQGGEVAILNGAEGTLMIAPSEHEIADARRQVVEEAGHADQLRELAHSEPVTLDAVRIVVRANVDIPEESELASQSGADGGRAHADGIPRRATGRDAGRGRAVSRLSTGGAGLRGTTGHHSDVRCGRRQTAGRRVPIRAESIPRLACHPYVPR, via the coding sequence ATGCAGTCGGTGCTCCGCGGCATTCCCGCCTCACCTGGAATCGTCGTTGGACCGGTCCACCTCTTGCGTTGGGAGGTGCCGGAAGTGCGCCAGCGCCTCATCACCGACGCCGACATTACATCCGAAATCGCCCGATTGCATGGCGCGTTCGAGAGCGCCCGTGAGCGGCTGCGTCACTTGCGCACACGGGCGGAGGCGCAGGCCGGACCGAAGGAAGCGGCCATCTTCGACGTGCAATTGTCAATCCTCGATGATCGTTCGCTTACCGAAAGCGTTGAGGCGCTCATCCGCCAGAATCTGGGCGCTGACAAGGCGTTCGATCTTATTCTCCTGGAGTGGCGGCAGCATTTCGCGCGCCATACGGCGCCCATGCTGCGGGAGCGCGTTGGTGACCTCACCGACGTGCACATCCGGGTGCTCACGATCCTGATGGGACTTCCGGACCATGATCCGGTCGACGTGCCACGCGGCAGCAATGCGATTCTCGTGACGCATGATCTCACGCCGTCGCTCACGATGCAGTTGGACCGGGACTGCATCGCGGCGATCGCCACCGATGCGGGCACTGCAACCGCCCACGTGGCCATCCTGGCGCGATCACTCGGGCTCCCGGCTGTCGTGGGCCTGCGCAACGCGCTCAAGTACCTCCAGGGTGGCGAAGTGGCCATTCTGAACGGTGCGGAAGGCACCCTCATGATTGCCCCCAGCGAACATGAGATTGCCGACGCGCGCCGGCAGGTCGTCGAGGAGGCCGGGCACGCCGATCAACTGCGCGAACTGGCGCACAGCGAACCGGTGACCCTCGATGCGGTGCGCATCGTGGTGCGGGCCAACGTCGACATTCCCGAGGAGTCCGAGTTGGCGTCGCAGAGCGGGGCCGACGGGGGTCGGGCTCATGCGGACGGAATTCCTCGTCGTGCAACGGGCCGAGATGCCGGACGAGGACGAGCAGTATCGCGCCTATCAACGGGTGGTGCAGGCCTTCGCGGGACGACCGGTCATCATTCGGACGTTCGATGTGGGCGGCGACAAACTGCCGGTCGGCGGGTTCCCATCCGAGCCGAATCCATTCCTCGGCTGGCGTGCCATCCGTATGTGCCTCGATGA
- a CDS encoding PTS sugar transporter subunit IIC, translated as MLSTLGDPASSTLVEPLWHLLPLSMLAGVTGLDVVSFPQVMISRPLVAATVAGAFLGAPVAGMVCGAALECLALESLPVGASRYPEWGSASVVAGAIAAHGVEGAALPHPGAFAVAVIVGIVTAWIGGLSMVKHRQLIAAFARPRLGQLAAGNRNTVVGLQVFGMTVDLARGAMIGALSYLPAAWFTNWADARWSTREDVTRAYVVVAVAAVAAAAVWKDFHAISGTRRLFLASLAVGTLLVVLGV; from the coding sequence GTGCTGTCCACGCTCGGTGATCCCGCGTCGTCGACGTTGGTGGAGCCGCTCTGGCATCTGCTGCCACTTTCGATGCTGGCAGGTGTCACGGGGCTCGACGTGGTCAGCTTTCCGCAGGTGATGATTTCGCGACCGCTGGTCGCGGCCACCGTGGCCGGGGCATTTCTCGGAGCGCCGGTGGCCGGTATGGTGTGCGGCGCAGCGCTTGAGTGTCTGGCGCTCGAGTCGCTACCCGTTGGCGCGTCGCGCTACCCCGAGTGGGGCAGCGCGTCGGTCGTCGCGGGAGCGATCGCCGCCCACGGTGTCGAGGGGGCGGCCTTGCCGCACCCCGGCGCATTTGCCGTGGCCGTCATCGTGGGAATCGTGACCGCGTGGATCGGTGGCCTGTCGATGGTCAAGCATCGCCAGCTTATCGCCGCCTTCGCTCGTCCCCGACTCGGACAGCTCGCGGCGGGCAATCGCAATACGGTCGTTGGACTACAGGTGTTCGGTATGACGGTCGACTTGGCTCGCGGCGCGATGATTGGTGCCCTGAGCTATCTGCCGGCGGCGTGGTTTACCAACTGGGCTGACGCCCGCTGGTCAACGCGTGAGGATGTCACCCGCGCGTATGTGGTGGTCGCCGTCGCCGCGGTGGCTGCTGCGGCCGTGTGGAAGGACTTCCATGCGATCAGCGGAACACGTCGATTGTTCCTGGCGTCGCTGGCCGTGGGCACACTGCTGGTGGTGCTTGGTGTCTGA
- a CDS encoding HPr family phosphocarrier protein produces MAERSVQIVNKHGLHARPAAEMVKAASRFLCDITISRDDLEVNGKSIMGVMMLAAEFGASITLRATGPDADAALDALAALVASRFGET; encoded by the coding sequence ATGGCTGAGCGCTCCGTCCAAATCGTCAACAAGCACGGCCTGCATGCGCGCCCGGCGGCCGAAATGGTCAAGGCCGCATCGCGTTTCCTGTGCGACATCACCATTTCGCGTGATGATCTCGAAGTCAACGGCAAGAGCATCATGGGGGTGATGATGTTGGCTGCGGAGTTCGGGGCCAGTATCACCTTGCGTGCGACCGGTCCGGACGCCGATGCGGCGCTTGATGCGCTCGCGGCGCTCGTCGCGTCGCGGTTCGGGGAGACGTAA
- a CDS encoding glycosyltransferase family 4 protein, with product MNDLLRIALVNWQCRENPLAGGAEIHLHEIFGRLAERGHQVVLLCGGWPGCPPRAMLDGIEVHRVGTRATFPFLARGYWHRHLAARDTDVVVEDINKVPLYTPTWRTPKLVGLVPHLFGGTAFQELAAPLAAAVWLAERPMPWCYRHHAFQAISDSTRDDLVSRGVSRESIRVIFPGIDTEQYTPDSTVRSERPLFAYLGRLKRYKGVDLVLRAFAASNIPDAELEIAGAGEFRADLERLAGTLGVGDRVRFLGRIDETTKIALLRRAWATLFASPKEGWGITNLEAAASGTPVIASNSPGIRESVRHGETGFLVPHGDVAAMAACMRNLSGERALVEHLGIAARRFAEGFTWQRAANETAAHLREVVGMGGGR from the coding sequence GTGAACGACCTCCTGCGCATTGCCCTCGTCAATTGGCAGTGTCGCGAGAACCCGTTGGCGGGTGGGGCCGAGATCCATCTCCATGAGATCTTCGGACGACTCGCCGAACGGGGCCATCAGGTCGTGCTGTTGTGCGGCGGGTGGCCAGGGTGTCCCCCACGGGCCATGCTCGATGGCATCGAGGTGCATCGCGTCGGCACTCGCGCCACCTTTCCGTTTCTGGCCCGCGGCTATTGGCACCGGCACCTGGCTGCGCGCGACACGGATGTCGTCGTGGAAGACATCAACAAGGTGCCGCTGTATACGCCTACATGGCGCACACCCAAGTTGGTCGGCCTGGTGCCGCATCTCTTTGGAGGCACGGCGTTTCAGGAGCTCGCCGCGCCACTGGCCGCGGCGGTGTGGCTCGCCGAGCGCCCGATGCCATGGTGCTATCGTCATCACGCATTCCAGGCGATCAGCGACAGCACCCGTGACGACCTCGTCTCGCGCGGCGTCTCTCGGGAAAGCATCCGTGTCATCTTCCCTGGTATCGATACCGAGCAGTACACTCCGGATAGCACTGTCAGGTCGGAACGGCCGCTCTTCGCCTATCTCGGGCGACTGAAGCGGTACAAGGGTGTCGACCTGGTCCTTCGGGCGTTCGCCGCATCCAATATTCCGGATGCCGAACTGGAGATTGCCGGGGCTGGGGAATTTCGGGCGGATTTGGAGCGCCTGGCGGGAACATTGGGTGTAGGGGACAGGGTACGGTTCTTAGGACGCATTGACGAAACGACCAAGATCGCCTTGCTGCGACGGGCATGGGCGACGCTCTTCGCTTCACCCAAGGAGGGATGGGGAATCACGAATCTGGAAGCAGCGGCGAGCGGGACTCCGGTGATTGCGTCGAACTCTCCCGGCATCCGCGAATCGGTTCGGCATGGCGAGACTGGGTTCCTCGTGCCGCACGGAGACGTCGCTGCGATGGCAGCATGCATGCGAAACCTCAGCGGCGAGCGAGCGCTCGTCGAACACCTGGGGATCGCCGCACGGCGCTTCGCCGAAGGCTTCACCTGGCAGCGCGCCGCCAACGAGACTGCAGCCCACCTCCGTGAGGTGGTGGGAATGGGAGGAGGTCGCTGA
- a CDS encoding phosphoenolpyruvate--protein phosphotransferase yields MCLDESELFKVQLRALMRAGVHGDLRIMLPLVVTVDEVRETRKLIEECVEELSARRIPFRADLPLGVMVETPAAAIACDTLVRDVDFFSIGSNDLVQYTLAVDRGNANLAPRFTPLHPAVLRLMAQVQSIGSANGIDVCVCGEMASQPLAVFAMLGLGIRQLSVAPRAVAGVKRVIRGIRLAAAVEAAQEALSSGTAREVETLLRRRLRAELDVHNGASGGLPALF; encoded by the coding sequence ATGTGCCTCGATGAGAGCGAGCTGTTCAAGGTGCAGTTGCGCGCCCTCATGCGGGCCGGTGTGCACGGCGATCTGCGCATCATGCTGCCGCTGGTGGTGACCGTCGACGAAGTCCGCGAAACACGGAAGTTGATCGAAGAGTGCGTCGAGGAACTGTCGGCCCGCCGCATTCCGTTCCGCGCCGACCTGCCGCTTGGGGTCATGGTGGAGACGCCGGCCGCAGCCATTGCCTGCGACACCTTGGTGCGCGATGTCGACTTCTTCAGCATCGGATCGAACGACCTGGTGCAATACACCTTGGCAGTCGACCGGGGCAATGCCAATCTCGCCCCACGCTTCACCCCGTTGCATCCGGCCGTGCTCCGACTGATGGCGCAGGTACAAAGCATCGGTTCGGCCAATGGCATCGATGTCTGCGTCTGCGGCGAGATGGCCTCGCAACCGCTGGCGGTCTTCGCCATGCTGGGACTCGGCATTCGGCAACTGAGTGTCGCGCCACGGGCGGTGGCCGGAGTCAAGCGGGTGATTCGCGGGATTCGCCTGGCAGCCGCGGTCGAGGCGGCGCAGGAGGCGCTGTCGTCGGGCACGGCGCGGGAAGTGGAGACGCTGTTGCGCCGCCGCCTGCGTGCGGAGCTCGACGTGCACAATGGCGCCAGCGGCGGGTTGCCCGCTCTCTTCTAG
- a CDS encoding HPF/RaiA family ribosome-associated protein encodes MEIILHAHHADVTDSLRDQAEAAIRRIASRLHRVVHAIIRFISDGQTRRVEIVLNGTRSRSLFAHADARDFAPALVTAVHRLESQVARVRTRQLRRNTPPGERTG; translated from the coding sequence ATGGAAATCATCCTGCACGCGCACCATGCTGATGTCACCGACTCGCTTCGTGATCAGGCCGAAGCCGCCATTCGCCGCATCGCCAGCCGACTGCATCGCGTGGTCCACGCGATCATCCGATTCATCAGCGACGGACAGACGCGTCGCGTGGAAATCGTCCTGAATGGAACGCGCTCGCGTTCCCTCTTCGCGCACGCTGATGCGCGCGACTTTGCGCCGGCGCTGGTCACGGCGGTCCACCGCCTCGAGAGTCAGGTGGCGCGGGTTCGTACGCGGCAGCTGCGTCGGAACACACCGCCCGGAGAGCGCACCGGGTGA
- the hprK gene encoding HPr(Ser) kinase/phosphatase has protein sequence MTRRLTVGTLFERMKEPLELELLGPDVGLDREITSPEASSPGLVLSGYINRFPYQRIQVLGETEVSYLQSLDAGQRVANLEQFFGFPLPCAFITKQLDPPAPLLELAAQAGVAVLRSRLKTAEFYRLLKPYLADQFAPTTTLHGSLADVFGVGVFFTGKSGIGKSECVLDLVERGHRLVADDLVFVSRRGNDVLIGRGHELQRHFMEIRGVGLLDIPAIFGIHAVRQQKRIEVIVILEEWDGQTHVDRTGLDVQTTNILGVEVPRITVNLNPGKNITVIAEVIAMNHLLRYYRGYDSATAFNERLIGRMRRTSDVQRYLQEDDE, from the coding sequence GTGACCCGTCGATTGACCGTCGGTACGCTGTTCGAGCGGATGAAGGAACCGCTTGAACTGGAACTGCTCGGCCCGGACGTTGGTCTGGATCGCGAAATCACGAGCCCCGAGGCATCCAGCCCGGGGCTCGTGCTGTCCGGGTACATCAATCGCTTCCCCTATCAGCGCATTCAGGTCCTCGGCGAAACAGAGGTCAGCTATCTCCAATCCCTCGACGCCGGGCAACGCGTCGCCAACCTCGAGCAGTTCTTCGGGTTTCCGTTGCCGTGCGCCTTTATCACCAAACAGCTTGACCCGCCAGCGCCCTTGCTGGAACTGGCCGCGCAGGCCGGCGTTGCCGTCCTGCGCTCGCGCCTGAAGACCGCCGAGTTCTATCGGTTGCTCAAGCCGTACCTCGCCGATCAATTTGCGCCAACCACCACGTTGCACGGATCGCTGGCCGATGTGTTCGGTGTGGGGGTGTTCTTCACCGGCAAGAGCGGGATCGGCAAGTCGGAGTGTGTGCTCGATCTGGTCGAACGCGGCCATCGCCTCGTTGCCGATGATCTGGTTTTCGTCTCGCGACGCGGGAATGACGTGCTGATCGGACGCGGACACGAGTTGCAGCGGCATTTCATGGAAATCCGCGGTGTCGGACTCCTCGATATCCCCGCCATCTTCGGCATTCACGCGGTGCGCCAGCAGAAGCGCATTGAAGTTATCGTGATTCTGGAGGAATGGGACGGCCAGACGCACGTCGATCGCACCGGCCTTGACGTGCAGACGACGAACATTCTCGGCGTCGAAGTGCCGCGCATTACCGTCAACCTGAATCCCGGCAAGAATATCACGGTGATTGCCGAGGTCATCGCGATGAACCACCTGTTGCGTTACTATCGGGGGTATGATTCGGCCACGGCGTTCAATGAACGGCTGATCGGCCGGATGCGACGCACGTCGGATGTACAACGGTACTTGCAGGAGGACGACGAGTAG
- a CDS encoding PTS sugar transporter subunit IIB, with protein MPIALYRIDDRLIHGQVVVGWGQPLELRFIVLVDDEVATSEWEQELYRMGVPPEMQVHFLTVEDAATALPAMHEDAQPGIVLVGDIGTMARLVAKTGNLIHAVNVGGVHHSPGRTPRLRYVFLTAAEETGLRAIEQLGVEVSAQDVPSARPVSLDELLRSTLDG; from the coding sequence ATGCCCATTGCGCTGTATCGTATCGATGATCGACTGATCCACGGCCAGGTCGTGGTGGGATGGGGCCAGCCGCTTGAGCTGCGATTCATCGTGCTCGTGGATGACGAAGTCGCCACCAGCGAGTGGGAACAGGAGCTCTACCGCATGGGGGTGCCACCGGAAATGCAGGTGCATTTTCTGACCGTGGAAGACGCCGCCACGGCCTTGCCCGCCATGCACGAGGACGCGCAACCCGGCATCGTCTTGGTGGGCGATATCGGCACCATGGCGCGCCTGGTGGCGAAAACCGGGAACCTCATTCACGCGGTCAACGTCGGTGGCGTGCATCATTCGCCGGGCCGAACCCCGCGCCTGCGGTATGTATTCCTGACGGCCGCAGAGGAGACCGGGCTGCGGGCGATCGAGCAACTCGGGGTCGAGGTGTCGGCACAGGATGTGCCGAGCGCGCGGCCCGTGTCGTTGGATGAGTTGCTGCGTAGCACCCTCGACGGGTGA
- the nusB gene encoding transcription antitermination factor NusB, translating into MASDLRDETFWDGPTQEPPAPRAGGAGRVHTATKSERVETRGRARALQALYAADLRDMTQLRRIAIMVFDDLAVEPGERAVASKLVATVVEQGAQLDDALADVTSNWRMERLGVIERSVLRLAAAEFARGETPVKVVLQEAVHLAERYGTTRSARFVNGVLDAYARRLGLL; encoded by the coding sequence ATGGCGTCCGACCTGCGCGACGAAACATTCTGGGATGGACCAACTCAGGAACCACCGGCGCCACGCGCTGGAGGCGCCGGGCGCGTACACACGGCAACGAAGAGCGAGCGCGTGGAGACGCGCGGTCGCGCGCGCGCGCTACAGGCGCTGTACGCCGCTGATCTCCGCGACATGACCCAGTTGCGACGGATCGCCATCATGGTGTTCGACGACCTCGCGGTGGAGCCAGGCGAGCGCGCGGTCGCGTCGAAGCTGGTCGCCACCGTGGTCGAGCAAGGCGCGCAGTTGGACGATGCACTGGCGGATGTCACGTCCAACTGGCGGATGGAACGTCTGGGGGTGATTGAACGCAGTGTGCTGCGATTGGCCGCTGCCGAATTCGCGCGCGGCGAAACGCCAGTGAAGGTGGTCTTGCAGGAGGCCGTGCACCTGGCCGAGCGCTACGGCACGACGCGCAGTGCACGTTTCGTCAATGGCGTCCTCGACGCCTACGCGCGACGACTCGGCCTCTTGTGA
- a CDS encoding PTS system mannose/fructose/sorbose family transporter subunit IID, with product MPTAGTEATPARGTPMGASGLESGPSLDSATRLSMLLRTLAIQGSWNYEILVGNGIGFCVEPALRRLPGGIDGEAYRHALARQSVYFNAHPYLAALAVGSLARAEVDQVAPLRIERFRTALCGPLGSVGDRLVWASWLPACSLIGLLLFGLGWSALGVAAGFLLLYNIGHLGLRDWGLRAGWRHGLRVASALGHPVLQHGPRYIGRAAAVCAGLALPLAVHRAIGGGAPVSPVPIGVAVATPLVAVLLVRLHGRAEGWRVVLLLLAILVLYSVVR from the coding sequence ATGCCTACGGCCGGCACCGAGGCAACCCCGGCGCGCGGGACTCCGATGGGGGCGTCGGGCCTCGAGTCTGGCCCGTCGCTCGACAGCGCGACCCGGCTGTCCATGCTGCTCCGCACACTTGCCATTCAAGGCTCCTGGAACTACGAGATCCTCGTCGGGAACGGCATCGGGTTCTGCGTCGAGCCCGCGTTGCGACGCCTGCCCGGTGGCATCGACGGCGAGGCCTATCGGCACGCGCTGGCGCGGCAGTCGGTCTACTTCAACGCGCACCCGTATCTCGCTGCACTGGCGGTTGGTTCGCTGGCGCGCGCGGAAGTGGATCAGGTGGCTCCGCTTCGCATCGAGCGCTTCCGTACGGCGCTTTGTGGTCCGTTGGGCAGCGTCGGGGACCGTCTGGTCTGGGCCTCCTGGCTTCCGGCCTGCTCGCTAATCGGACTGCTGCTCTTTGGTCTCGGCTGGTCGGCCCTTGGGGTGGCGGCAGGATTCCTGCTGCTGTACAACATCGGACATCTGGGATTGCGCGATTGGGGACTGCGGGCCGGCTGGCGACACGGTTTGCGGGTGGCCTCGGCGCTTGGGCACCCGGTGCTGCAGCATGGACCGCGCTACATTGGACGGGCGGCGGCGGTGTGTGCCGGATTGGCGCTGCCGCTGGCGGTACATCGAGCGATTGGTGGGGGGGCGCCGGTCTCGCCGGTGCCGATCGGCGTCGCCGTGGCGACGCCGCTGGTCGCGGTACTGTTGGTCCGATTGCACGGACGCGCGGAGGGGTGGCGCGTAGTGCTGCTGTTGCTGGCGATCCTTGTCCTCTACTCGGTGGTCCGTTGA
- a CDS encoding methionine adenosyltransferase produces the protein MADRHLFTSESVTEGHPDKIADQISDAVLDAILTVDPAARVACETLVTTGLAVIAGEITTSAYVHLPEVVRQTIHDIGYNDANFGFDAKTCAVISTIDRQSPDIAQGVDTGGAGDQGMMFGYATDETPELMPLPIQLAHALTHRLAALRKDGTLPWLRPDGKAQVSVVYENHRPVAVDTVVVSTQHDEKIANTKLRQAILRDVIEATIPEEFRSKKVKHHINPTGRFVIGGPQGDAGLTGRKIIVDTYGGMGRHGGGAFSGKDPSKVDRSACYAARWVAKNIVAAKLARRCEVQVAYAIGVAEPVSVYVQTFGTGMVPDRDIEAAVREVFDLTPRGIARDLDLRKPIYRATAAYGHFGRTPYTEGRGKSARTFFTWERTDRVAALKRHVR, from the coding sequence GTGGCCGACCGTCATCTTTTCACCTCGGAGTCGGTGACCGAGGGACATCCGGACAAGATTGCTGATCAGATTTCCGATGCCGTCCTCGACGCCATTCTGACCGTTGATCCCGCGGCCCGCGTGGCCTGCGAGACGCTCGTCACGACCGGATTGGCGGTGATTGCGGGAGAGATCACCACCTCGGCCTACGTGCACCTGCCGGAGGTCGTACGGCAAACCATCCACGACATTGGCTATAACGACGCCAATTTCGGGTTCGATGCCAAGACCTGTGCAGTCATCAGCACCATCGACCGGCAGTCGCCGGACATCGCGCAGGGTGTCGACACCGGCGGCGCCGGCGATCAAGGCATGATGTTCGGCTATGCAACAGACGAAACGCCGGAACTCATGCCATTGCCCATTCAGCTCGCGCATGCACTGACGCATCGGTTGGCCGCGTTGCGCAAGGACGGCACGTTGCCGTGGCTGCGCCCGGATGGCAAGGCACAGGTGTCGGTGGTGTACGAGAACCATCGCCCGGTTGCCGTCGACACGGTGGTGGTTTCCACCCAGCATGACGAAAAGATCGCCAACACCAAGTTGCGTCAGGCGATTCTGCGCGATGTGATCGAGGCCACGATCCCCGAGGAATTCCGCAGCAAAAAGGTGAAGCACCATATCAATCCCACGGGCCGTTTCGTCATCGGCGGGCCGCAGGGCGATGCGGGGCTGACCGGTCGCAAGATCATCGTCGACACCTACGGCGGCATGGGCCGCCATGGCGGCGGCGCGTTCAGCGGCAAGGATCCCTCCAAGGTGGATCGCTCGGCCTGTTACGCCGCCCGGTGGGTCGCCAAGAACATCGTCGCGGCCAAGCTGGCGCGTCGCTGCGAAGTGCAGGTGGCCTACGCCATTGGCGTTGCCGAGCCGGTGTCAGTGTATGTGCAGACGTTTGGAACCGGCATGGTGCCCGACCGTGACATCGAAGCGGCCGTCCGCGAAGTATTCGACCTCACGCCACGCGGCATTGCCCGCGACCTCGACCTGCGCAAGCCGATCTATCGCGCCACGGCCGCCTATGGGCACTTCGGTCGGACACCATACACGGAGGGACGCGGCAAGTCGGCACGGACGTTCTTCACGTGGGAGCGCACCGATCGGGTGGCCGCACTCAAGCGTCACGTGCGGTAA